A single region of the Oncorhynchus gorbuscha isolate QuinsamMale2020 ecotype Even-year unplaced genomic scaffold, OgorEven_v1.0 Un_scaffold_3497, whole genome shotgun sequence genome encodes:
- the LOC124027703 gene encoding lipopolysaccharide-induced tumor necrosis factor-alpha factor homolog, producing the protein MSVNGKEPPPYNTPVEGQGDSGVKVYHVHTPFNPPSSTIPSSDYSVFQSQSQGKPVYTSGGGGIGGGGETPTQKFVSYDTELGRSEGMTTCTSCQQQVMTNVTYKVGAYAWLMCILFILCGLVVGCCLIPFFMKHFKDAYHSCPRCNRIIHVDKPRCC; encoded by the exons ATGAGCGTAAATGGAAAGGAACCTCCACCCTACAACACACCAG ttGAAGGACAAGGTGATAGTGGGGTGAAGGTATATCATGTCCATACccccttcaaccctccttcctCCACCATCCCCTCCAGTGACTACTCTGTGtttcagtctcagtctcagggAAAGCCAG tGTACACCAGTGGAGGAGGTGGTATTGGAGGAGGTGGGGAAACTCCCACTCAGAAGTTTGTGAGTTATGACACAGAACTGGGCCGTTCAGAGGGCATGACCACCTGTACTTCCTGTCAACAACAGGTGATGACGAACGTGACCTATAAAGTCGGAGCCTACGCCTGGCTCATGTGCATCCTCTTCATCCTCTGTGG gttgGTAGTGGGCTGCTGTCTGATCCCGTTCTTCATGAAACACTTTAAGGATGCGTACCACTCCTGTCCTCGTTGCAACCGCATTATCCACGTGGACAAGCCACGCTGCTGCTGA